The nucleotide window ccccagccactttatagggtctatatgataaattaaccttggagtgttagtcagcggcaccagtagacatggcggtgagtgtagcgcactcatttgagcctgtttggcgtcacgtagcacgtgaacttgtgacgagtttgcagctgaccaatagttcctcgtatacaacctaaaggcactaagtgtgccagtatgagagcctcgataatgattaaggaaagaagtgtatacctaaaggctcgtttttccttgtttcttacacaatatcattgagatataacagacaatattatcaaggaaagtatagaggaggatattagaccaaattgtaatgtaaatatgaagaaatgtgggtgaaaagataacttgccgtgggcaggatccaaacctgcgaccttcgaatgacgcattcgatgctctaccattgagctaacgacagccatcccccagccacttcataaggtttatatgagaattaaacttggaagtgtcagtcagcgctaccagtagccatggaggcgtGTGTGGGACActattttgagcctgtttggcgtcacatagcacgtgaacttgtcacaagtgggcagctgaccaatagttcctcgtatacaacctaaaggcactaagtgtgcaaGTATAAGAGCCTCGATaatgattaaggaaagaagtgtatacctaaaggctcgtttttccttgttttttacacaatatcattaagatataacagacaatattatcaaggaaagtattgaggaggatattagaccgaattgtaatgtaaatatgaagaaaagtgggttgaaagataacttgccgtgggcaggatctgaaccagcgaccttcgaatgacgcgttggaAGCTATACGAccgagctaccacgtcagccatccccccagccactttatagggtctatatgagaaattaaccttggagtgttagtcagcgccaccagtagacatggcggtgagCCTAGcccactcttttgagcctgtttggcgtcacgtagcacgtgaacttgtgacgagtgggcagctgaccaatagttcctcgtatacaacctaaaggcactaagtgtgccagtattagagcctcgataatgattaaggaaagaagtgtatactcaaaggctcgttttttcttgttttttacacaatatcattgagatataacagacaatattatcaaggaaagtatagagtaggatattagaccgaattgtaatgtaaatatgaataaaagtgggtgaaaagttaacttgccgtgggcaggatctgaacctgcgaccttcgaatgacgcgttcgatgctataccactgagctaccacgtcagccatcccaccagccactttatatgGTCTATATGAAAAATTAACCTTGAAGTGTTAGTCAGCGCGaccagtagacatggcggtgagtgtagcgcgCTCTTTTGaatctgtttggcgtcacgtagcacgtgaacttgtgacgagtgggcagctgaccaatagttcctcgtatacaaccttaaggcactaagtgtgccagtatgagaccctcgttaatgaataaggaaagaagtgtatacctaaaggctcgttgtttcttgtttttacacaataataatgagatctaacagacaatattaccaaggaaagtatagaggaggatattagaccaaattgtaatgtaaatatgaagaaatgtgggtgaaaagataacttgccgtgggcaggatccaaacctgcgaccttcgaatgacgcattcgatgctctaccattgagctaacgaCAGCCATCTCCCtagccacttcataaggtttatatgagaattaaacgtgtgagtgtcagtcagtgccaccagtagccatggcggcgagtgtggcacactcttttgagcctgtttggcgtcacgtagcacgtgaacttgtgacgagtgggcagctgaccaatagttcctcgtatacaacctaaaggcactaagtgtgccagtataagagcctcgataatgattaaggaaagaagtgtatactcaaaggctcgttttttcttgttttttacacaatatcattgagatataacagacaatattatcaaggaaattatagaggaggatattagaccgaatcgtaatgtaaatatgaagaaaagtggttgaaaagataacttgccgtaggcaggattttaacctgcgacctttcaacggacgcgttcgatgttgttccactgagctaccaagacagacatcccccagccacattaaaaggtttatatgagaattatacgtggaagtgtcagtcagcgccaccattagccatggcggcaagtgtggcacactcttttgagcctgtttggtgtcacgtagctcgtgaacttgtgacgagtgggcagctgaccaatggttcctcgtatagaacctaaaggcactaagtgtgccggtatgagaccctcgttaatgaataagcaaagaagtgtatacctaaaggctcgttttatcttgtttttacacaatataattgagatataacagacaatattaccaaggaaagtatagaggaggatattacaccaaattgtaatgtaaatatgaagaaaagtgggtgaaaagataacttgccgtgggcaggatccaaacctgcgaccttggaatgacgcgttcgatgctctaccactgagctaccacgtcagccatccccccagccactttatagggtctataAGAGAAATTAAACTTGGAGTgttagtcagtgccaccagtagacatggtggttagtgtagcacactcttttaggcctgtttggcgtcacgaagcacgtgaatttgtgacgagtgggcagctgaccaatggttcctggtatacaacctaaaggcactaagtgtgccagtatgagagcctcgataatgattaaggaaagaagtgtataccgtaaggcttgttttttcttgtttttacacaatataattgagatatagcagacaatattaccaaggaaagcatagaggaggatattagaccacattgtaatgtaaatatgaagaaaagtgggtcaaaagataacttgctgtgggcaggatccgaacctgcggccttcgaatgacgcgttgatgctcaaccactgatctacaacgacagccatcccccagccacttcatagggtctatatgagaaattaaccttggagtgttagtcagcgccaccagtagacatggcggtgagtgtggctcactcttttgagcctgtttggcgtcacgtagctcgtgaacttgtgacgagtgggcagctgaccaatggttcctcgtatacaacctacaggcaCTAATTGTGCCAGTaggagaccttcgttaatgaataaggaacgaagtgaatacctaaaggctcgcttttccttgttttttacacaatataattgagatataacagacaatattaccaaggaaagtttagaggaggatattagacaaaattgtaatgtaaatatgaagaaaagtggacgaaaagataacttgccgtgggccggatccgaacctgtaaccttcgaatgacgcgtttgatgctctactactgagttaccacgagagccatcccccagccactttataaggtttatatgagaactaatcgtggaagtgtcagtcagcgccaccagtagccatggcggcgagtgtggcatactcttttgagcctgtttggcgtcacgtagcacgggaattcgttacgagtgggcagctgaccaaatgtccctcgtatacaacctaaaggcacttagtctgccagtacgagacactctttATTGATTAAGAaaacaagtgtacacctaagggctcatttttccgcgtttttacacaatataatagagatctaacagacaatgtaccaaggaaagtataggggaagatattagaccaaattgtaaggtaaaatgaaaaaaagtgggtgaaaagataacttgctatgGGCAGAATGCGGAActgcgaccttttaacggacgcgttcgatgttctaccactgacctaccacgacagccatcccccagctcctttttaaggtttatatgagaattaattgtcggagtgtcagtcagtgccaccagtagccatggcggcgagtctggcacctggcacacttttttgagcctgtttggcgtcacgtagcatgtgaacctgttacgagttggcagctgatcaatagtccgtcgtatacaacctaaaggcactaagtctgccagtatgagaccctcgttaatgaataaggaaataagtgtatacctaaaggctcgtttttccttgtttttacacgatataattgagatataacagacaatattaccaaggaaagcatagaggaggatattagaccacattgtaatgtaaatatgaagaaaagtgggtcaaaagataacttgctgtgggcaggatccgaacctgcggccttcgaatgacgcgttgatgctcaaccactgatctacaaggacagccatcccccagccacttcataaggtttatattagaattaaacttggaagtgtcagtcagcgctaccagtagccatggaggcgtgtgtggcacactattttgagcctgtttggcgtcacatagcacgtgaacttgtgacgagtgggcagctgaccaatggttcctcgtatacaacctaaaggcgctaaatgtaccagtacgagaccttcgttaatgaataagaaaataaGTGTACAcccaaaggctcgtttttcctagttttttacacaatataattgagatataacagaaactattaccaaggaaagtatagaggaggatattagaccaaattgtaatgtaaatatgaagaaaagtgggtgaaaagataacttgccgtgggcaggatccaaacctgcgaccttcgaatgacgcattcgatgctctaccattgagctaacgacagccatccccccaagCCAATTCATAAGAATTATATGAGAATAaacgtgtgagtgtcagtcagtgccaccagtagccatggcggcgagtgtggcacactcttttgagcctgtttggcgtcacgtagcacgtgaacttgtcacaagtgggcagctgaccaatagttcctcgtatacaacctaaaggcactaagtgtgccagtataagagcctcgataatgattaagaaaagaagtgtatacctaaaggctcgtttttccttgttttttacacaatatcattaagatataacagacaatattatcaaggaaagtatagaggaggatattagaccgaattgtaatgtaaatatgaagaaaagtgggtggaaagataacttgccgtgggcaggatctgaacctgcgaccttcgaatgacgccttcaatgctataccactgagctaccacgtcagccgtccccccagccactttatagggtctatatgagaaattaaccttggagtgttagtcagcgccaccagtagacatggcggtgagtgtagcgcactctcttgagcctgtttggcgtcacgtagcacgtgtacttgtgacgagtgggcagttgaccaatagttccttgtatacaacctaaaggcactaagtctgccagtacgagacccttgttaataaataaggaaagaagtgtatacccaaaggctcgtctttccttgtttttacacaatataattgagatataacagacaatattactaaggaaagcatagaggaggatattagaccacattgtaaagtaaatatgaagaaaagtgggtgatacgataacttgccgtgggcaggatccaaacctgcgaccttcgaatgacgcattcgatgctctaccattgagctaaggACAGCCATCTCCCCACCCACtgcataaggtttatatgagaattaaacgtgtgAGGGTCAGTCAGtgtcaccagtagccatggcggcgagtgtggcactctcttttgagcctgtttggcgtcacgtagcacgtgaacttgtgacgagtgggcagctgaccaatagttcctcgtatacaacctaaaagcactaagtgtgccagtatgagaaCCTCGATGatgattaaggaaagaagtgtatacctaaaggatcgtttttccttgttttttacacaatatcattgagatataacagacaatattatcaaggaaagtatagaggaggatattagaccgaattgtaatgtaaatatgaagaaaagtgggtggaaagataacgtgccgtgggcaggatctgaacctgcgaccttcgaatgacgcgttcaatgctataCCACTGggctaccacgtcagccatcccccagccactttatagggtgtatatgagaaattaaccttggagtgttagtcagcgccaccagtagacatggcggtgagtgtagcgcactcttttgagcctgtttggcgtcacgtagcacgtgaacttgtgacgagtgggcagctgaccaatagttccttgtatacaacctaaaggcactaagtgtgccagcatgagaccctcgttaatgaataagaaaagaagtgtatacccaaaagCTCGGTTTTCctagttttttacacaatataattgagatataacagacaatattaccaaggaaagtatagaggaggatattagaccaaattgtaatgtaaatatgaagaaaagtgggtgaaaagataacttgccgtgggcaggatccaaacctgcgaccttcgaatgacgcattcgatgctctaccattgagctaacgaaagccatccccccagccagttCATAAGGTTTAATGAGAATAaacgtgtgagtgtcagtcagtgccactagtagccatggcagcgagtgtggcacactcttttgagcctgtttggagtcacgtagcacgtgaacttgtgacgagtgggcagctgacaaatagttcctcgtatacaacctaaaggcactaagtgtgccagtatgagagcctcgataatgattaaggaaacaagcgtatacctaaaggctcgtttttccttgttttttacacaatatcattgagatataacagacaatattaccaaggaaagtatagaggaggatattagaccaaattgtaatgtaattatgaagaaaagtgggcgaaaagataacttgccgtgggccggaTCTGAACCTGTaatcttcgaatgacgcgtttgatgctctactactgagctaccacgagagccatcccccagccactttataaggtttatatgagaactaatcgtggaagtgtcagtcagcgccaccagtagccatggcggcgagtgtggcatactcttttgagcttgtttggcgtcacgtagcacgggaattctttacgagtgggcagctgaccactagtccctcgtatacaacctaaaggcactttgactgccagtacgagacactctttattgattaagaaaagaagtgtacacctaagggctcatttttccgcgtttttacacaatataatagagatctaacagaccatgtaccaaggaaagtataggggaagatattagaccaaattgtaaggtaaaatgaaaaaaagtgggtgaaaaaataacttgctatGGGCAGAATGCGGAACTGCGACTTTttaacggacgcgttcgatgttctaccactgagctaccacgacagccatcccccagctcctttttaaggtttatatgagaattaattgtcggagtgtcagtcagtgccaccagtagccatggcggcgagtctggcacctggcacacttttttgagcctgtttggcgtcacgtagcatgtgaacctgttacgagttggcagctgatcaatagtccgtcgtatacaacttaaaggcactaagtctgccagtatgagaccctcgttaatgaataaggaaagaagtgtatacctaaaggctcgtttttccttgtttttacacaatataattgagatataacagacaatattaccaaggaaagcatagaggaggatattagaccacattgtaatgtaaatatgaataaaagtgggtcaaaagataacttgctgtgggcaggatccgaacctgcggccttcgaatcacgcgttgatgctcaaccactgatctacaaggacagccatcccccagccacttcataaggtttatatgagaattaaacttggaagtgtcagtcagcgctaccagtagccatggaggcgtGTGTGGGACActattttgagcctgtttggcgtcacatagcacgtgaacttgtgacgagtgggcagctgaccaatggttcctcgtatacaacctaaaggcactaaatgtaccagtatgagaccttcgttaatgaataagaaaataagtgtatacccaaaggctcgtttttcctagttttttacacaatataattaagatataacagacactaTTAGAAAGGAAAGTATacaggaggatattagaccaaactGTCGGAAAAGAGGAAAAGACCGAGTCGGCGGTGGCACGCTGAGCAAGCGACTAACTGTTCCATGCTATTGATTTGTGCTGCATAGGGCTGCTGACATCACACCAGGAAGCTGTGGCCGTGGACGCGTGCGCAAGCACACTGTGTCATCTACGCCTACGAGAGAGGTCAGCACCAGCAGCATCGTGACGTCACCTGCTACCGAAGCTACAAAAAGACCCCTTCATCGGATCGGCCGTCCAGTCGGCGGTGGCACGCTGAGCAAGCGACTAACTGTTCCATGCTATTGATTTGTGCTGCATAGGGCTGCTGACATCACACCAGGAAGCTGTGGCCGTGGACGCGTGCGCAAGCACACTGTGTCATCTACGCCTACGAGAGAGGTCAGCACCAGCAGCATCGTGACGTCACCTGCTACCGAAGCTACAAAAAGACCCCTTCATCGGATCGGCCGTCCAGTCGGCGGTGGCACGCTGAGCAAGCGACTAACTGTTCCATGCTATTGATTTGTGCTGCATAGGTGAGTGCACCAGTACATAGGTGTacaccaccatttttttttttttttttttttttttttttgccactgccgACTGAGTGTTTGTATTGCAATTTAGTTTCACCATGCCTCCCGCGATTGATGTTGTAAAGGCTATTGAAGACTTCAAGCGCGAAATGCGCGCTGAAATCCGAACGATGAATCAGAGCATAACATTTTGTTCTAGCACAGCTGATGATTTCAAAAGTGCTCTAGCGGAACTGAAAACTCTGACTGCTGAGGTCAAGAGGACAAGAGAGGATTGTGCCATTTTAAGGCAAGAAAACAAGAACCTAACCGAAAGGCTAGATAAAGCTGAAAGCAAAATCCTAGAACTAGAGCAATACAGCAGGCTCAATAATGTAGAAATAAAGGGCTTGCCACTCACGGTTAAAGACAGAGCCGCGGAGATGGCCTTGAGGATTGCGCAAACTATCAAGATTCCTCTCGACCTAGCAGACATTGACATTGCCCATAGCGTCAAGACCAAAAATAGTAACGATGCTAATCTTATTATCAGATTCACGACCCGAACCAAACGAAACCATTTTCTTGAGGCAGCAAAGAAAGCAAACCTGTCAACTTCTGATATTGACTTCACGGGGCCCAAACAGCGGATCTACGTCAATGAACATTTGACACCACACAACAAACGCCTTCTTGGCGCAGCTATCGGGAAGAAAAGGGAAATGTCTTGGAAATACGTGTGGACAAAGAACGGCAGCATACTAGCACGCAAAACGGAGACCTCCGATGTCATTCGGATCAACTGCCAAGCTGATTTGTCGAGAATGACTTAGTTCGATGCCATAACTACTCATACATGACCTGTTTGCTCTTTTCTCGCCTCTGGAAAATTGCCCGGGTACCACACCTCTTTTCACGCCTTCACAGCTTTATACACATGCTGCCACAGACAAAAACAAGTTGAAAATAATACATTTCAACATGCAATCTGCTGTGAACAAAGCTGATCAGCTGACCCATTTTTTGGCAGGCTTAACAAACTCGTTTGACGTCATCTGTTTAACTGAAACGTGGTACCGTCATGAAACGGATGTTTTGCGCATGCCCGGCTATAATTCTTTTTATGTTAACCGTACAGCGAAGCGTGGGGGAGGTGTTGCGCTACTAGTGAAAAACACCTATGTCTGTGAACTGCTATCTGAACACTGCTTTTGTAACGAGGACATAGAAATGCTAACTGTGAAGTCGGCCTGTCAAACATTCTCAGTCCTTTATCGCCGCCCTCAGGGAAATTTATCcacatttttttattactttgaaCGCGAGATATTCTTTTTCAATTCAGAAAAATTCTCTTCTTGTATAGCTGGAGACTTCAACATAGATATGAGCACTCCCAGCCCCGCGCAGCAACAGTTGTCATCAATCATCCAGGCTGCCGGTTTTCACAGTGTAATTAGTAGTCCTACACGAATCACTGCTACTTGCTCTTCACTGCTGGACCTTATAATTACTAATAGCAATAGTGCGTTCCTTTCCGGCCGCATAGCAGTCGAtataagtgaccacttgcctattttCTTGTTTCTGCAAAAGCAAATCGATTCAAAAGCAAATACAAAAACTCAGCGGCAACTTTTGTCTCAAGAGAGGCTCGAACAATTCAGGAGCCGCATTGCTTTAGTGGATTGGGCTCCAGTATACAAAGAAAATACAGCTGACGGTGCTTACAGCAAATTCCTAGAAATATTTCTTTTGTTATACAACGCGTGTTTTCCCATTGTTACTATAAATGCACCTAAGAATGCCCGTAAACCCTGGATGACCAGTCAGCTTACACGACAagttaaaaagaaacacaaaatgtTTGCGGTGTTCATTAAAACGAGAGACACCGACGTACTAGCACAGTACAAATCACTGCGCAACCGCTTGAATAGAGAAATTAGAGTAGCAAGAACTGCTTATTACAATAACTTATTTGACAAAAATCTTTCTAAAAAGCCAAAAGAAAAATGGAGATGCTTAAACATGCTTTTAAATAGAAACACGATCGGCAGAAATATAACAAGTTTAGTAATTGAAGGCAACGTAACGTCCGGCTCGCATCTCGCTAACACTTTTAATAAATTTTTCTCTGAGGTAGGTCACAGTGATTTCAATGCTGGAATCTCTAGTTTTCTAGGCGACAAACTAGGACCATCCTTATTTTTTGCACCAACAGATGAAACGGAAGTTTTTTCTATATGCAGAAAGTTAAAAGA belongs to Rhipicephalus microplus isolate Deutch F79 unplaced genomic scaffold, USDA_Rmic scaffold_13, whole genome shotgun sequence and includes:
- the LOC142784006 gene encoding uncharacterized protein LOC142784006; the encoded protein is MPPAIDVVKAIEDFKREMRAEIRTMNQSITFCSSTADDFKSALAELKTLTAEVKRTREDCAILRQENKNLTERLDKAESKILELEQYSRLNNVEIKGLPLTVKDRAAEMALRIAQTIKIPLDLADIDIAHSVKTKNSNDANLIIRFTTRTKRNHFLEAAKKANLSTSDIDFTGPKQRIYVNEHLTPHNKRLLGAAIGKKREMSWKYVWTKNGSILARKTETSDVIRINCQADLSRMT